From a region of the Daphnia magna isolate NIES linkage group LG1, ASM2063170v1.1, whole genome shotgun sequence genome:
- the LOC116936513 gene encoding 1,5-anhydro-D-fructose reductase, producing MLTNQKHITFWNGEKMPIVGLGTWQSSREEIETAVNAALEAGYRHIDAAYNYLNEDVIGEVLQRWIEAGKVKREELFIVTKLPMIGNRPEDVEKFLKKSLVALRLDYIDLYLIHAPVGLIGKHDTDVFPHDDQGFAMIDMKTNLVNLWKSMENQVDAGLVKSIGISNFNEEQISRIINNARIKPANVQVELHVQFQQKSLREFCQKHELTICAYAPLGSPGRNDFYSKLGLKPPVAIPDLFHHPVVVKIAEKHKKSSTQILLRYLIELGVAVIPKSVNPERIHANFQVFDFSLSVVDMAQLGQLDQGEAGFTFDFSTFFKGMDKHPENPYPNRVKGIVL from the exons ATGTTAACTAACCAGAAACACATCACTTTTTGGAATGGAGAGAAAATGCCAATTGTTGGACTTGGTACTTGGCAG TCTTCCAGAGAAGAGATCGAGACAGCAGTGAACGCAGCTTTGGAGGCTGGCTATCGTCACATAGATGCCGCATACAACTACTTAAATGAAGACGTTATTGGCGAAGTACTCCAGCGATGGATTGAAGCAGGAAAAGTTAAGCGTGAAGAGCTCTTCATTGTAACAAAG CTACCAATGATTGGTAATCGCCCGGAGGATGTAGAAAAGTTCCTCAAGAAGTCGTTAGTCGCCCTCCGTCTGGACTATATCGACCTCTATCTGATCCATGCCCCAGTCGGCCTAATAGGAAAACACGACACAGACGTTTTTCCTCATGATGACCAAGGATTCGCTATGATAGACATGAAGACAAACTTAGTCAACCTGTGGAAG TCAATGGAAAATCAAGTAGATGCTGGTTTGGTGAAATCGATTGGAATCTCGAACTTCAATGAGGAACAAATAAGCCGAATTATCAATAATGCTCGTATAAAACCAGCAAATGTGCAAGTTGAACTCCATGTTCAGTTCCAGCAAAAATCCCTCAgagaattttgccaaaaacaTGAACTGACCATTTGTGCCTACGCCCCACTGGGTTCACCTGGTCGAAATGATTTTTACTCTAAGCTAGGTCTGAA ACCACCTGTTGCCATCCCTGATTTGTTCCACCATCCGGTGGTAGTTAAAATTGCCGAGAAACACAAGAAATCGAGTACACAAATTCTTCTCAGATATCTGATTGAACTAGGGGTCGCCGTTATCCCTAAGAGCGTCAATCCAGAGCGTATTCACGCCAATTTCCAG GTATTCGACTTTTCTCTTTCGGTGGTTGATATGGCACAGCTTGGCCAACTAGATCAAGGAGAAGCTGGCTTTACATTTGATTTTTCGACTTTCTTTAAAGG AATGGACAAGCACCCAGAAAATCCGTACCCCAACCGCGTTAAAGGCATAGTCTTATAA
- the LOC116927477 gene encoding protein jagunal isoform X2 → MATRGGPVASGTDGSDYGHRERVANQYRISAQSKSRLKACLFFHILLFFLMLAKLSADIFDRLDIFILEIEELEIPKPLVWEYAWCCSLPFVFYGLSSLRRNVIRSMSVFVMGDIVFALLPVFFSLGYYMGDFWQYVSSRSSDGLMLWQGYPYALLWYAFSLVALQIHCFSLYFAHTLISAWRARGGAGTKKIN, encoded by the exons ATGGCAACGAGAGGAGGTCCAGTCGCGTCCGGAACTGATGGTTCGGACTATGGTCACCGTGAAAGAGTAGCCAACCAATATAGAATAAG TGCTCAGAGCAAATCCCGATTGAAAGCTTGTCTTTTCTTCCACATACTATTATTCTTTTTGATGCTTGCCAAGCTGTCTGCTGACATTTTTGACCGACTTGACATCTTTATTTTGGAGATTGAAGAGCTTGAAATCCCAAAG CCTCTAGTCTGGGAGTATGCATGGTGTTGCAGTCTGCCATTTGTGTTTTATGGCCTATCGTCACTTCGACGCAATGTAATTCGGTCCATGTCCGTCTTCGTCATGGGCGATATTGTCTTTGCGCTTCTTCCAGTATTCTTTTCCCTGGGATATTATATGGGTGACTTTTGGCAGTATGTCAGCTCTCGTTCTTCAGATGGACTTATGTTATGGCAG GGCTACCCGTACGCGCTTCTGTGGTACGCTTTTTCGTTGGTGGCACTACAAATCCACTGTTTCTCTCTGTACTTCGCACACACTTTGATATCAGCATGGAGGGCTCGTGGAGGTGctggaacgaaaaaaatcaactga
- the LOC116927477 gene encoding protein jagunal isoform X1, translating to MATRGGPVASGTDGSDYGHRERVANQYRISAQSKSRLKACLFFHILLFFLMLAKLSADIFDRLDIFILEIEELEIPKCFLLLQPLVWEYAWCCSLPFVFYGLSSLRRNVIRSMSVFVMGDIVFALLPVFFSLGYYMGDFWQYVSSRSSDGLMLWQGYPYALLWYAFSLVALQIHCFSLYFAHTLISAWRARGGAGTKKIN from the exons ATGGCAACGAGAGGAGGTCCAGTCGCGTCCGGAACTGATGGTTCGGACTATGGTCACCGTGAAAGAGTAGCCAACCAATATAGAATAAG TGCTCAGAGCAAATCCCGATTGAAAGCTTGTCTTTTCTTCCACATACTATTATTCTTTTTGATGCTTGCCAAGCTGTCTGCTGACATTTTTGACCGACTTGACATCTTTATTTTGGAGATTGAAGAGCTTGAAATCCCAAAG TGCTTTCTTTTATTGCAGCCTCTAGTCTGGGAGTATGCATGGTGTTGCAGTCTGCCATTTGTGTTTTATGGCCTATCGTCACTTCGACGCAATGTAATTCGGTCCATGTCCGTCTTCGTCATGGGCGATATTGTCTTTGCGCTTCTTCCAGTATTCTTTTCCCTGGGATATTATATGGGTGACTTTTGGCAGTATGTCAGCTCTCGTTCTTCAGATGGACTTATGTTATGGCAG GGCTACCCGTACGCGCTTCTGTGGTACGCTTTTTCGTTGGTGGCACTACAAATCCACTGTTTCTCTCTGTACTTCGCACACACTTTGATATCAGCATGGAGGGCTCGTGGAGGTGctggaacgaaaaaaatcaactga